The stretch of DNA tttttatAGTTGCCCCGGCAGGGAGGAGCCAGAACTATCaagagaggcaaagacagagggATCTTAGGCTTCAAAGGTTGAAGGATCATATTTGACAAAAGGGGTGGAAGGGATTCCCAAAGGAAGAGCAGTGTAAGATGATTCTTAGAGAATTGATAGGAATTTAACACAGAGATCTCATCTGAAGGGCATTCAAGACAGAATGAGCACAAGTCAGGGGCAGGGAAAAAGGGGGCATAATCAGGTCATGAGACTCATGCTGTGTGCAAGTGTTCGATGGGATGGAGTTGGGGAGTAAAGCTGATGCCATGCAAAGAGGAACTCAGGCTAAGGCCACATGATGGAGTAAAATTGTGGACAACCTCATGATCGGTGAGGAGGTCTTAGTATAATCAATTTGGGAATAGACTgtagaatcagtagtcctttctAGACTCTGTCAGCAGAATCAGGGTGTCCAGTCAGCCTGGGGGGTTCACTGCATCCACCATTATAGTCAGTCAGCTTCTAATGTTGTTTGCCAATTATAATTAGGGCAATAATCTCGACCTAAAGGGGCCAAGGCAAGTTCTAAATGGGGTAACTGAAACGGCTACTTTGTGCAGCCAAGTTTGTATTCACAATGTTTGATCATAATATAATTTATGTATacatctgtctttctctatcttgTCCTTTTAAACTGTTTTTGAAATACAGACTCACCATGAGTCAGACAGTTTAGATTTTCTTGATGAGAAAATCAAGTAGAATATTTCTCCCTATGCTCTGAAAATCTTGTATTTAAATGGTGGGATTTAGAGTCCCATCAAGGTAGCAGTTGACATCTTTCATAATAATTTTCACATCTCTTTTATCTCTCTATGATGCAGAGAACCCCAGTTCACCCTCTGAAAAAAAAGAGCCGAGGTGTGTGGCCCATTTAACAGGTTTGTGTCTGGAAGGACTGGGTGGGGACAGAAAGTCTTCGGAAAAATGTGGACCCACTCACTGCTCAATTTCCATGTAGTCTCTTGGAAAGTATTATTGACAGTTGTGTTTACCACTCAAGACCATTCATATCTCTGGGATCTCATGACCCTAATCTGTCAATCCTAATGCTATGAAGTTGTGTATGACTTGATCTTGCCCATAAAATGTACACTCTTTTCAACCATTCCAAAGTCCGCAAGGGGACTTGTGGCATAAGTCCAAGTGGAGCACCAGATGGTGACTGATGCACTATTTTGAGTAAGAAGAGATAGTCTTGGCATTTGTGGGCTTTCAGCCTATATTATAAAATGAAGAAGTGGTTTAGTACAATATACTATGGGCACCTccattagaaaaataaacattaaaaatgcaGGTAAATATCACAAGAAGAGTTATACTATGGCTCCTGTAATTACTTGGAGACTAGAAAAGTTCATCTGGGTCCACAAACACTTATTGAGTACTTGTGTGTGAGTACATAATGCTGTGTGAATAAAAGGAAAGGGGATTAACCCAAAATAAGAGGCCAAGGCATCCAAACTAAACAAGGAAGTGGACCACTTAATCATGAGACTTTGTCCAGTGTGGAACTCTGGAGATCCTTTCCTTTATGGATCTAGTTTAGATCATAAAATGTTTATTCCAGAGAGCTGAAATTATCCTAACAACCTTCCCTGAGATTGATCAGAGACCCACACTAAATTCGTCCCAATCACATGGATGATTACATTGGGGTGGGCAGTTTGACAAAGGTGCTGAAGAACCTCAGTGATGGACCATGCTTTGACTCCTCAGTCAGTTTTACATCAGCTGCCACATTCTGAGCTTTTGTTAAGGAAGGGCCCACAGTTTTGCCTTGGAAGCTTAGCTTGTCAGATGTGTGAGACTTTCTGGCTGAAAGTTCCCCTCTGGTTTATTACAGGCAACCCCAACTCCAGGTCCGTCCTTCTGGAGTGGGAAGACACATATGgaactgctctgatctctggaaTGAAGTATAAGAAAGGTGGCCTTGTGATCAATGACACTGGGTTGTACTTTGTATATTCCAAAGTATACTTCCGGAGTCAGTCTTGCAACAATCAGCCCCTAAACCATAAGGTCTTCATGAGGAACTCTAAGTATCCAGGGGAACTGGTGCTAATGGAGGAGAAGATGTTGAACTACTGCACTACTGGCAAGATGTGGGGCCACAGCAGCTATCTGGGGGCAGTATTCAATCTTACCAGTGCTGACCATTTATATGTCAACGTATCTCAACTCTCTCTGATTAGTTTTGAGGAATCTAAGACCTTTTTTGGCCTATATAAGctttaaagagaaaaagcacTTTAGAATTATGATTATTCCTTATTATGGACACTGGGAATATTGCCTTGAATGAGAGTCTTCTTAAGACCAATTGAGATTGAGACTAAATGAGCCACAAAGACCTCGTGATCACAAGGTTCAACAGGTCAGCTATCCTTCATTTCCCAGAGGTCCATGGAGTGGTCCTTCATGCCTCCATCATGAGCCAGATGGAAGGAGGACTGTGATGGAGGAACATAAAGCTTTGGGCTGCCATGTGGTGATGCAGAGGCACAGAGATGGAACTGTCTGATGTTAAATGGCCAAGAGCATTTTAGCCATTGAAGAGGACACTTTTAAACTCGCCTTTCAGGGTGGGTCTACTTGCTACCTCAGAGGAGACTGTCTTTTACACATATAGTTGTGATTTGAATATACAAGGGATGGGAAAGGGGGCCAGGTTTGACTGATAAGCTAGAGACTGAAAGAGGCCAATGTTCTATTGGCAGCATCTTTACTTTTAACCGGTGTTTTCTGAGCCAACCTTTGATGCTAACAGAGAACTAAGAGAGATGTTTGTGGCACAAATCATCCTCTATACAGCATGTGTACCTCCAGTGcaatggtgtctgtgtgtgtttgtatgtacgagagagaagacagacagattcTAGAGAGTCATATAAATAGAATGTGAACATTATGAAGTACATATTAGAAACATGTGTTACACTTGATGGTAGTAGATATCTGAATGTTTCTTGGCAATAAACTCTAATAGTCTTCAAAAATCTTTTATTATCAGCTACTGATGCTGTATTTCCTTTAATACAAccagtatttatatattttgtgtatCTTAATGGagagacaaataaaaattatattgtaGTATATAGAAAAAGCGTTAAGGATATAGTGTCTGGAAATCAGTGAGATGTGcttattgtttcttttctccatggcttcttcaTTCATAATGACTTTGGAGC from Peromyscus eremicus chromosome 15, PerEre_H2_v1, whole genome shotgun sequence encodes:
- the Faslg gene encoding tumor necrosis factor ligand superfamily member 6, with the translated sequence MQQPVNYPCPQIYWVDSSAASPWAPPGSVFPCPSSVPGRPDQRRPPPPPPSPLPPPSQLPPPPPPPPLPPLSPLKKRNEHNPDLWLPVVFFMVLVALVGLGLGMYQLFHLQKELAELRELTNQSLKASSFEKQIQNPSSPSEKKEPRCVAHLTGNPNSRSVLLEWEDTYGTALISGMKYKKGGLVINDTGLYFVYSKVYFRSQSCNNQPLNHKVFMRNSKYPGELVLMEEKMLNYCTTGKMWGHSSYLGAVFNLTSADHLYVNVSQLSLISFEESKTFFGLYKL